In Solanum lycopersicum chromosome 3, SLM_r2.1, the genomic stretch GAAAATTGCTTTTGCTGCTTTATTTTGTATTAGTCACGACTCAAGAGCATGAATGTCATTAATGTGTGTTTTTCAATAGTCagatatcatatttattaattttgaactTAACTGTCGAATACCTAGAAAAGTGTCacattcatgaaaaaaaatttaaaaattatttttatttacttaatgcGTGTTGCAATAATCTTAGATAATTATGTAAAATCTCATTGAATCAAACATATGTAGGGTGTAAGTATGAACTAGTCCAATACTATGATAGTCTTACATACTTGTTTATTAAGCTATTAGACTAACAACTTTGGTGGAAATATCATTTATCTTGAGTTTGATGAAGAACATTAGCTATAATTTCTTGAAGGAATTTGTGCTTGGGGCCTgatcttgaaaaaataaactcTTTTATGAAGTTCTTAGAGTGGAAGAACTTGGAAAAAACCTTGGATGGAAAGTCTCCCTTTGTagcttgaaattttgatttgaatgtGTGAGGGTTCTTGACGGAGGAGAGGAACCCAAGGTGAGTTTTAAGAGACTTTATAAATACTTGAATAgttgaattgatgatttttagaGGAAAACTAGCTAGTTGGATGATATACTGAGTTAATGCACTAAAAAAGACTAGGAATAGGGTAAAAAAGTTTGGCAATAGGACTAAAATAACCTTGAAATGCATGCAAGAAGTTGCTGGAAAAACATGTAGCAAGCCTTCACAGAAGGATCTATTATTCGTGGAACATTCCATTGTCTGTAGTTTTCATCGGTCGAACTTTGATTGCTGACAAGAATTcactaaaacgggcataacattttatttaGAACTCAAAATGGGGAAAATTTGGTAGAGTTGAAAAGAGGACTCATAGAACTTTAACTAGCTAGGTCACCTAATTCATCATGTGCGGAgagatattattatttgaagttgacctaagtaaaaacttatatcaaaactaGATTGATAAGGAAACTTTCAACTCAACTTTTTTTCTAGGGGATTCTAGTGCCTTAATTCATACCCTAAACAACTTTCACACTAAAGAATTGACCTTAATACTTAAAAGATAATTAACAAATCATTTGATTCAAGCCCAAATCTCCCCTAGGATAACAACTATCAATTCTAAGGTACATGAATCAAAGTAACAAGCTGGgaaataaattacttaaattttcaAAGATTCCAgatgaaaaaagtgaaaatctCTACCACAAAATGTTCTTGCATAATAATGAGCGATCTTGAGGTTATTTTCTCCATTTATAATGATTTACCTCACCATAGAGGCCCAATCCCTCTATCGAGACACCTTGATAGTGAAAATGCCCGTTATTTGCGCTGGAATCCTCCCTCTCTGTTGTCACCAAGCTTGGACCATCCTAGGAGGATTTTTGGAGTAACCCTCACATCTTTTCCAACTGAAGAGGAGGAgccaaattataaaatttgtagATGCTAGGTTTTAGTCTCATCATAACAGCCTAGCAACCACTATAGTGAGTGGTAAAATTCCTGCTCTGGTGGAGTGACATCATCCAGAATCAAATTCAAAGTTTTGAGATTTACTTTGCGTCACCCTTAATTAATTTGGCTGtgcatttacaaaaaaaattaggtttCCATAACGAGTGAGAtgacttttaaataatgatagAACATTTCATTATAATCATTTTCCTATAAGAAAAAGACTAGCCAAATATGGAGACTGTGCTTTTTGTTTAGGATTTTTCAATTATGGTAAGAAATTAGGAACGATACTTCCCCATTGGCCTGAATtgctgaaaaaataaatttagtctAACTTCTTCACATAATATTCAAGAGATTGGATCTTTTCTAATAAATCAATATCCCAACATAGAGAACCACTCTGAGAaattttcttcaacaaaatctTTATCATTGCCAACTAGAAGCCTAGAACTGAACATGCCAAAATGTACTAGTAACATCTTGAAATCATGTTAAGAAGTAACATCACAATACTTCTCAGATTTACTACAAAGAATTGCATGAAGTGTGACTTTAATCACGtgatatttaagaaattattcattaaacataaattaaagtCAGCTTAAAATTATACATGGAGTTAAAAGATCCATACAGATCACCAAGTTCACAACATTGTTTTCGAatctaataatgaaaaatgcatTATGAAAGTTCATAACTTCAACACCcgtcaaccccccccccccccccccccgcccaaACACAAACTCAAACTCAACACTACctcaaagaaaagaaatgatttAACAAAGATGATATTTGTTGACACTCAATGTTGGCCTAACATTTTCATATGCCGTCAATCCTGAATggggaaatgttcatgttgtcaaaGTTGAGATACTGGTCTATGTCGATATActcttcatcttcctcatcCTCAAGTTCCTTAAGCCTCTTCAACTCAGCTTCCAGCTCTTCATTTTGCACACAATCAAGGTGAATAAAGTCAATTTCAGTTTCACATTATGAGAACATTTATGTACTATTATTTACATATTAATCactataaaatatgttttttaaattatagttattttgtgagtagtttttatattattaattgttcCTACATAaatgtcaaataaaaaaataaatatttttgtgggaaataaaatatgtatatatatgtatataccaGCGAGTAAATTAGATTTGTTAGTGATGCTATCCAATTGTAATTGCAACATTTGATTCTCAAGCTGCAGCTTCTTGTTGTTGTCTTtgtcattttctatttttcgtCCCAAAAAAGCTATCCTTTCCTGCACAAgtaaatatacgaaatattttttaagcGCTAATAAGTTTAGAGTAAAAACCAACCCGTTGatattgaagaaaattatatactaTTACGTATCCATTATCTAGTGTATCAAAAACAATTGTTGTACATTACGAATATAGAATTGTGATTTGCAtgcgtatatatattttataacttatttAGATTTattcttgtatatatatgttgttgtaATTAGTACACTTCGTCTAGAGATTAGTTTAATTTATGATCACATGCTGTCAAATGAAAATGGGTACTTAATATTTCacatttaacaaataaatttttgaaacaaCGTCATTTTAATCAAAAGATTCAAtgcacaaaaaattaaaataattatacataaatGGATTTGAGTAACAATTGATATAATTCGATCTATTAATGTTACATttgcttaattttttatatgttagaaTTGTCTAAATATATTTGTGTGCACCattgaattttaataaaaccatccaagaaaaaaaaatcaaataatgaatCAAAAAACATTCTAATAAAAAGTTCATCTAAGAATTTTATTACCTCAAGATCTTTGGCCTCTTTTTTCAACAAATCAATATATTCAGTCTTCCTCATCCTAGACCTTTGAGCAGACAATCGATTTGATATTGTTCTACAAATCACGATTTCATAAGAATTTTTCATCAGAAATTCACCTTTTTAAGTAGCGTCAATAAAAATAGATGTGTGTATACCTTCTCAACTTCTTCATGTTCATATTGGGATCTACTTGACCATGTTTTATTTCTGAATTCAGAGCTTCTTCCAAACTTGAAATTCTATTAACTGATTC encodes the following:
- the LOC138347735 gene encoding transcription factor HY5-like, with the protein product MNEKRIKSDEPHLSLSLKTSIEYESVNRISSLEEALNSEIKHGQVDPNMNMKKLRRTISNRLSAQRSRMRKTEYIDLLKKEAKDLEERIAFLGRKIENDKDNNKKLQLENQMLQLQLDSITNKSNLLAELEAELKRLKELEDEEDEEYIDIDQYLNFDNMNISPFRIDGI